In Panicum virgatum strain AP13 chromosome 4N, P.virgatum_v5, whole genome shotgun sequence, a single window of DNA contains:
- the LOC120670846 gene encoding uncharacterized protein LOC120670846, with amino-acid sequence MPRLTPADATLILDHALGDPSVPAAAVHALLAALPFPSDPTPRLRRAVLLRRLAADPVSASALDTLHLLASLPASPSPCPTPIAAAHIAVAGFLAASAPDFDAAATALFARPDGRVRRAVAEGGSPALASDDAIATVDQFEAAVGNSFSQVVLRGLWGDRAAAEERVRELLAAEWAVTGPSLLEVAAERIVGDGSIQTWRDAKEANRAKFRVLAGEEKTREILGKLEESTSRVNPISTPEFSKVVDALKTSCAELHSVVEDPLPAAKAAADEVVASRVDRAVNLNAETGQPAACGTAGSSVLHEKNNCPNKGRPPSLMDWNPMARTFQWEESPDPEGSEPALPRPHLPSPRRIPVSPLPPAENKNKRRRARKWCLLEEETLRKGVELYGSGNWKDILSNNPDVFIGRTPVDLKDKWRNMMR; translated from the exons ATGCCGCGGCTGACGCCGGCGGACGCGACCCTGATCCTGGACCACGCCCTAGGCGACCCCtcggtccccgccgccgccgtccacgcgctgctcgccgcgctGCCCTTCCCCTCCGACCCGaccccgcgcctccgccgcgcggtgctcctccgccgcctcgccgccgacccggTCTCCGCATCCGCGCTCGACACGCTCCACCTCCTCGCGTCGCTCCCCGCCTCCCCATCCCCCTGCCCCacccccatcgccgccgcccacatCGCCGTCGCGGGCTTCCTCGCGGCGTCCGCGCCGGacttcgacgccgccgccacggcgctcttcgcgcgccccgacggccgcgTGCGCCGCGCGGTCGCCGAGGGAGGGTCTCCCGCGCTGGCCTCCGACGACGCCATCGCCACGGTGGACCAGTTCGAGGCCGCCGTCGGGAACTCGTTCTCGCAGGTCGTGCTTAGGGGCCTGTGGGGCGACCGGGCCGCCGCGGAGGAGCGGGTCAgggagctcctcgccgccgagtGGGCCGTGACTGGGCCGTCGCTGCTGGAGGTGGCAGCGGAGCGGATCGTCGGGGATGGGTCCATCCAGACATGGCGTGACGCGAAGGAGGCCAACCGCGCCAAGTTCCGTGTGCTAG CTGGGGAAGAAAAAACACGCGAAATTTTGGGCAAACTTGAAGAATCTACCTCTCGTGTAAATCCGATTTCGACACCAGAATTTTCCAAGGTGGTGGATGCTCTTAAAACAAGCTGTGCGGAGCTTCACAGTGTAGTGGAGGATCCACTTCCAGCTGCAAAGGCAGCTGCAGATGAGGTGGTGGCATCAAGGGTGGATAGGGCAGTTAATTTAAATGCTGAAACTGGTCAGCCAGCAGCTTGTGGCACTGCAGGCTcaagtgtgcttcatgaaaagaacaattgTCCAAATAAAGGCAGACCTCCCAGCCTTATGGATTGGAACCCGATGGCACGGACCTTTCAG TGGGAGGAGTCGCCTGATCCTGAGGGTTCAGAACCAGCATTACCTAGACCGCACTTGCCTAGCCCTAGGAGAATACCAGTTTCTCCTTTGCCACCGGCAGAAAACAAAAATAAGCGTAGAAGGGCAAGGAAGTGGTGCTTGTTAGAAGAAGAAACACTAAGAAAGGGTGTTGAACT GTATGGTAGTGGTAATTGGAAGGATATTCTGAGTAACAACCCCGATGTTTTTATCGGCAGAACACCA GTGGACTTGAAGGATAAGTGGAGGAACATGATGAGGTAG